One genomic region from Xyrauchen texanus isolate HMW12.3.18 chromosome 16, RBS_HiC_50CHRs, whole genome shotgun sequence encodes:
- the LOC127656622 gene encoding cytochrome P450 26B1-like — protein MFWHDCCLVSTLLAAVGAILPALLLLVVSRLLWEIRWSITRDRACKLPLPRGSMGWPLVGETFHWLFQGSSFHISRREKHGNVFKTHLLGKPVIRVTGAENIRKILLGEHTVVCTQWPQSTRIILGPHTLVNSVGDLHKRKRKILAKVFSRSALETYLMRLQDVVKSEIAKWCTETGSVDVYAAAKSLTFRIAVRVLLGLRLEEQRIVHLSKTFEQLMNNLFSLPIDTPISGLRKGIRAREILHSAMEKIIQEKLTKQQANDYCDAFDYMLSGAKENDYELTMQELKETAVELIFAAHSTTASASTSLIMQLMRHPDVSERARAELESEGLIADMHSCRSHCHGNVISEANDASEKKSAVNKTTCFEAGEKEEGRRSRTHVPYLSLEKLSQLSYLDCVVKEVLRFLPPVSGGYRTVLQTFELNGYQIPKGWSVMYSIRDTHETAEAYQNPELFNPDRFGADQDESKTDRFSYVPFGGGVRRCIGRELALIVLKTLAVELLATADWTLATKSYPRMQTVPIVHPVNGLPVFFNYRNHGIERNRRESTHI, from the exons ATGTTCTGGCACGATTGTTGCCTCGTGTCTACGTTGCTGGCGGCTGTCGGTGCCATTTTACCGGCGCTCCTGTTGCTTGTGGTTTCGCGGCTGCTGTGGGAGATCAGGTGGAGCATCACCCGGGATCGGGCGTGTAAACTTCCACTCCCACGTGGCTCCATGGGCTGGCCGCTGGTCGGAGAAACATTCCACTGGCTTTTCCAG GGATCCAGCTTTCATATCTCCAGACGTGAGAAACatggaaatgtttttaaaacccaCCTTTTGGGCAAACCCGTTATACGGGTGACAGGTGCTGAAAACATCCGCAAGATTCTCCTTGGTGAACACACGGTGGTGTGCACGCAGTGGCCCCAGAGTACACGCATCATCCTTGGGCCGCACACCCTGGTCAACTCGGTTGGTGACCTACACAAGAGGAAAAGAAAA ATCCTCGCAAAAGTGTTTAGCCGCAGCGCACTGGAGACGTATCTGATGCGCCTTCAAGATGTCGTCAAGTCTGAAATTGCCAAGTGGTGCACCGAGACCGGCTCTGTGGATGTTTACGCCGCGGCCAAGTCACTCACATTCCGCATCGCGGTGCGCGTCCTGCTAGGTCTGCGACTGGAGGAGCAGCGCATCGTCCACCTCTCCAAAACCTTCGAACAGCTCATGAACAACCTCTTTTCTCTTCCCATTGACACCCCCATAAGTGGCTTGCGCAag GGAATCAGAGCCCGTGAGATTCTGCACTCTGCCATGGAGAAGATCATACAGGAGAAACTTACAAAGCAGCAAGCCAATGATTACTGCGATGCTTTCGACTATATGCTGAGTGGTGCGAAGGAAAATGACTATGAACTCACAATGCAGGAGCTCAAG GAAACTGCGGTGGAGTTAATCTTCGCTGCACACTCTACCACTGCCAGCGCATCAACATCCCTCATCATGCAGCTGATGCGCCATCCAGATGTGAGCGAGCGTGCCAGAGCGGAGCTGGAGAGCGAGGGGCTGATTGCTGACATGCACAGCTGTCGCTCCCATTGCCATGGGAATGTCATCAGTGAGGCAAATGATGCTTCTGAGAAGAAATCAGCGGTGAATAAAACAACGTGTTTTGAAGCAGGGGAAAAGGAGGAGGGGCGTCGCTCTAGGACCCACGTCCCTTACCTAAGCTTGGAGAAACTGAGTCAGCTTTCATACCTGGACTGTGTGGTCAAGGAGGTGCTTCGATTCCTCCCACCAGTGTCTGGGGGATACAGGACAGTGCTGCAAACATTTGAATTGAAT GGTTATCAGATCCCGAAGGGCTGGAGCGTTATGTACAGTATTCGGGACACACACGAGACTGCAGAAGCATATCAGAATCCGGAGCTTTTTAACCCGGACCGGTTTGGTGCCGATCAAGATGAGAGCAAAACTGACCGCTTTAGTTACGTGCCTTTTGGTGGCGGTGTGAGGAGATGCATTGGACGAGAACTCGCTTTGATTGTGCTGAAAACTCTTGCCGTGGAGTTGCTTGCCACAGCAGACTGGACACTTGCGACGAAGAGTTATCCGAGGATGCAGACGGTGCCGATCGTGCATCCGGTCAATGGATTGCCCGTGTTTTTTAACTACAGAAACCATGGGATCGAGAGAAACCGGAGGGAGTCCACTCATATTTAG